The Cryptomeria japonica chromosome 2, Sugi_1.0, whole genome shotgun sequence region GACTACAGGAACTCCAATAATAACTCTAACACTCATAATAGAACTTTTCTGGAATGAAATTTTGTGGGTTTTCCTCAAATTGTTTTGACACTCATAGCGATTTTTTTGTTTTCACTTAAATCAACCGGCAcacaaatctcttaaaataaacttATTTACAGGCAACACTTTTAGTGAAAGGAGGTCAAATTGCATTGAATCAACTATACATTTTAAGACTGAAAATGTTCAGCAAGAACCAGAAAAATGAGGTATAAATGACTTAATAAACTTAGATATGAATGATTATCTAGAGTCAAATTCATCTTTCTCCTTCAATACTAAGCACTTTTAGCTGTAGAAGACATTGATACTAACAGGTTTAGAGATAGAGAAAATGCAGAGCTATAGACCAAATGTCTGTTTTGTCGCACGATGAAGGGAATGGTATTTACTAAAATTTTCATATCCCTgattcatttgtcaatgaaaagaAGAAAACATATAGTGCTAAAAATATTGATGAGAAAGTGCAGCCATATTCAGAAAGTTCACAATGCAATAGTTTAAAGTGATTAAACATCCCTCATTTAACTCATAAATTTCAGACAATaataaaatagaatcttcataatacaaaagaagatattgtttatcaaattatgaTCCCATAGAAACTAGACTACTTGGATTATGAAAATGTGGTAGGTTTCGATTTTACATCTCTCTTCTGAAACAATGAGGATGAAACTAATGGTATATTAAGTAATATGAACAGTGGTTGCTGCTTTTAAAGaatgcaataaaaataataaaatcattcaGATATGTCAACCACAGTTAAACGAATAAGAGCACGAAGAAACTCCAGCCCTAGCAGGAAATATAAATTTTTTAACTTGACATGAGCTGGTTTCTACTGTCAGATGAGTTAGCTGCAAAAATTATATTGAAAGGGACCTTAACCCCAGAAAAGTACATTTCTTGTTAAGAGTTATTCTAGTTTTGAAGGCTTGTGATTACAAAGTCAGCATGGAGTAAAGTATCATCCACATAAGAAATCTCAAGAGAAATATTGTATAGACACTAGTTCTGGATTGCCACAACTCATGTTTTAACTGTAGGCATCTTTTAGATGCATCATTTTGATCATATAAAAAAATATGATCTGACTGAGACAGACCCCTTACAACATTACGATTTGTTatgttaattttaaaatatttcttgTTGATAATTTTTTTACTATAATTCTAATTCTAAATAATAGGGCGGAACcattcaattatagttcaattatagttccaATCCAAATTATCATTATAACCTTACACAAAAGAATGGTTGTGTACATAAGTAACACTGAGACGAATGCATAAATATCAATTTCAAAAGCTGGGGAAATATATATCCAAGAGCGATTGTGATATGGCTAGCACTCAAGAAGACATGAGAACTATGCAGCCCTAGAAATAATAAAAGAATCATCATTTACAAAGTCTCTTAATTTTTTCCATTGACCAACTTTAACCAGCCAGTCAAGTATCCGGACAGTTGAATCACTTGGAGCAcaaccttctttcttcatttgatccatcaccAGAAAGGTATTTTCAAGGTCACGTCTTTGGCGGAAGGTGTAAAGAAATTTATTATATGTGACAACATTTGGAACTAAATTATTTGTTCTCATCTCATTCAGCATTGAGGAAGCCATGTCAATTTTGTTTTCCTTGCACAAAGAGCCAATCAATATATTATAGGTTATAACATTTGGGGCAATACCAGCCACTTTCATGTTTAGGAAATACTTAAAGGCCTTATCCATCTCACCAACTTTGAAGTGGGCGTCAATCAGACAGCTATAAGTGACTACATCAGCAGTCAAACCTTCATCTAGCATCTTGTTCAAGTGTGAATGTGCTCTAGAAAGATCTCCTGCCTtgcacagaccattaatgactgtGGTATATGTCACTTCGTTAGGTTTCAAATCCCTCCTTGTCATCTCCTCTAACATCTTTCCTACCATGTTCATTTCTCCTGCTCTACAAAATGCACGTATTAGTGTATTATATGTGATTACATTAGGAAGATGTCCCGTGTTTTGCATCTCAGAAATAAGTGTAAATGCATCTTTTTCCCTGTTACTCTGACATAAACCATCAATTAGAATGTTGTAAGTAATAACATCTGGTGAGAATCCTTGCCTTAGCATATTTCTAAACAATTTTTGAGCCTTTTCTACCTCATGCAATTTACATAGGCTGCATATCAAAGAATTATAAGTAATCACATCCACCTGCAAACCCTTTCTGGACATGTCATGAAAACATTCCCAAGCCTTGTCCGTGCTGCCATCTTTGCACAGTCCATCAATAACTGCATTAAATGTCACTTCATTAGGCAAAGGACCAAACTCCATCATTTTTACAAACAGATTGCAGGCTTTGTCTATTTTTCCAGCCTTGCAAAAGCCATCTATCATACTAGTATAAGTATAGATGTTAAAGAATATAGTCCTCTTGTAACATTTTAGCTACTAATTCTAGAGCTTCATCTACTCTTTCTACTTTACAAAGACCGTCAATCAGGGTGTTATATGTAACAATATCCGGAGAGCAGTAACTATTTTCCATTCCTGCCACTAACCTTAGAGCCTCATCTTCCCTACCCACCTTGGAGAGACCATTAATTAGTGTATTGCACGTAATAGTATTAGGAGAAATGGAAGATTGTATCATTTCAGCAACTAAAACAAGAGCCTCATCTACTCTGCATCTTTTGCAGAGCCCATCAATTAGGGTGTTGTATGTAATAATACCAGGAACGCAATGAGCGCGTCTCATTCTGTGCAAAACCCCAAGTGCTTCCTCAATTTGATGCTCTTTACACAAAACCTTTATGAGGGTGGTATAAGTGATAACAGTTGGATGTATTTCCATCTCTTTCATTACAGCAAGAAGAGAGTTGATTCTACGGATATCACCAGAGTTTCCGAGGCCGCTTAAAAGCGAGTTGAATGATACGACATTGAGAGGAAGGCGGTCAGTTATGGCTGAATGTAAAAGGTCCCAGGCCTTGTTTGTGTTTCCCGATTTACAGAGGGCACTAATGGACTAATTGAAATGCACACCATTAAATTTATGTGACATGTGAGAAGGGGATTTCTCTTGTTTTTGTGTGTGCTGAGATGAGGTTTTGTATAGTTTTGAAGAATAAGGAGGAGAAATTACCTGTTTAAAGACGGGGCATATCCATTTCAAGTTGTGCAtaatctccatctccatcttcatattcatattcatattcatgGGGTTAACACAACAGAGCCGAGCAAACAAAACCCTCAAATATATTCTCGTGTCTTGAACTTGTGTCTTCAACAAATACCTAAACATAAAAGCAAATACAATTattaaaaaggaaataaaactaacCCAGCTTTTCATAAAATTAGTAAAAGCGTCTTAAATTATTAAgtgataaaattataaatatttatatgtaATTAATATTGTGTGTTAAGACTTTCATGCTAatgaaaaataattacaagtatttgacttaataaaaatattgattttaatttctaattattataattttaaatcattattattttaaaattatattagtataattatatttatgtaatacaatttttattttaataaaacaatAAGTAATTATAATAGAATGGAATttttatagtgaaaatatatatttttaaaagcataatcttaatttaattttaaaaaattataattataattataataataaaattaatcttaaatttaaatattaatttgtaGTGCAAtatcatattattttttattttctattttcattaTCAAAATATTTTAAGGATGGTGCAAACTGTCAAAAATTTGAATCGACAGCAATTCCTGGTGCAACAAGGCGATGGCGAAGCGGAGCATGGCACTGGGCATGAAGTGAAACATGGTGGCGCTAGCATTTGGACACAGGAAGCTAAGGCTGCTATCCTTATGGAGACCATCTGTGATCTGGTGGCGAAAGAAAAATGGAAAAGTGTGATGAGCTCTGAAAGACCTCGGAACCCACTGACACCACCAGATGGTTCACATGCAGGCATGTATTGGCCCCAATGGGTGTTTGAAGTGGGCAGATGGGTTGACAAATGCTATCCTTTCTACCAAAATCAACATCAAACGAGTCCTTCCCTGAGCAGAGATAAAATCACAAATAAGAGGAAACAACTGAAAAAGCCTGGGCCTCCATGGCTAAGATGGAGACTAATCCCTCATCAGAATTTTAGCAGGATACCTTTCTAATTGATAGTGTAGCAGAGCACCTTCAAAAGCATGGGTCTAAGAAAGGTAGGAGTGGGTGGTTCGGGAAAAACAAATATACAAAAAGCAGATCAAGTTGAAAAATGGAGATCCAGGAGTCTAGGAATTGCCACCCGAACTAGCGAAATTTGGAAAAGAAAGGGAGATCCTAAAGAAACTagtgttaggacccaaaggcaactgagagggggggggtgaatcagttgtctattaatttcaacccaaatataacttactcaaacttgatacataataccagtaaaccaaacttaatgtcggtagacagattagcagttaatattaataccagtgaaactcaatgcatataacagaaagagaaacaacatccacaacacataacacaaagatttgtacgt contains the following coding sequences:
- the LOC131054310 gene encoding pentatricopeptide repeat-containing protein At1g05670, mitochondrial isoform X1, which codes for MIDGFCKAGKIDKACNLFVKMMEFGPLPNEVTFNAVIDGLCKDGSTDKAWECFHDMSRKGLQSNREKDAFTLISEMQNTGHLPNVITYNTLIRAFCRAGEMNMVGKMLEEMTRRDLKPNEVTYTTVINGLCKAGDLSRAHSHLNKMLDEGLTADVVTYSCLIDAHFKVGEMDKAFKYFLNMKVAGIAPNVITYNILIGSLCKENKIDMASSMLNEMRTNNLVPNVVTYNKFLYTFRQRRDLENTFLVMDQMKKEGCAPSDSTVRILDWLVKVGQWKKLRDFVNDDSFIISRAA
- the LOC131054310 gene encoding pentatricopeptide repeat-containing protein At3g54980, mitochondrial isoform X3, whose protein sequence is MNMNMNMKMEMEIMHNLKWICPVFKQLLMDCAKMAARTRLGNVFMTCPERVCRAGEMNMVGKMLEEMTRRDLKPNEVTYTTVINGLCKAGDLSRAHSHLNKMLDEGLTADVVTYSCLIDAHFKVGEMDKAFKYFLNMKVAGIAPNVITYNILIGSLCKENKIDMASSMLNEMRTNNLVPNVVTYNKFLYTFRQRRDLENTFLVMDQMKKEGCAPSDSTVRILDWLVKVGQWKKLRDFVNDDSFIISRAA
- the LOC131054310 gene encoding pentatricopeptide repeat-containing protein At3g22470, mitochondrial isoform X2 — translated: MSRKGLQVDVITYNSLICSLCKLHEVEKAQKLFRNMLRQGFSPDVITYNILIDGLCQSNREKDAFTLISEMQNTGHLPNVITYNTLIRAFCRAGEMNMVGKMLEEMTRRDLKPNEVTYTTVINGLCKAGDLSRAHSHLNKMLDEGLTADVVTYSCLIDAHFKVGEMDKAFKYFLNMKVAGIAPNVITYNILIGSLCKENKIDMASSMLNEMRTNNLVPNVVTYNKFLYTFRQRRDLENTFLVMDQMKKEGCAPSDSTVRILDWLVKVGQWKKLRDFVNDDSFIISRAA